One Weissella coleopterorum DNA segment encodes these proteins:
- a CDS encoding ABC transporter permease gives MKNNLGRLIRANLKNDLKISVIWFVIIVLMMGSGLIKLVDLYGTQVAVQQLAAMLDTPMMTALFAKIPAGPLNTAVIFGAIMLPLMAVIMALMNIQMVLRNTRQMEEIGETELLLSNVMRPQTPLWAAIMEIVYLNVISAGGVYLILWMIPMHGSSVTGNLLFAVLVGLSGLFFAGIVLVAAQCFAESRSVQLFSYSFLGVVYLLRSVIDVQNWHQIEWLSPFNWLEASQVYYGDIWKYSIYLGVAFIICGMLSLMMVKRRDLGFGIFKSTGRGRNHAPWFLRGWLTLYLQLESKLIWGWGIGIMIVAGMFGGLFSSVGDMLKNNTSINQIIGGTANQMLAHELNAHFLVMISMFMSFLAVIAGWNLMQRYQRDVKNGYFELLSAQPISRFKMYLTYTLMGMIFTILYWFVGITLVFGIANLVLNQPLALNLWSQTVWGYLPAILIFSGIASFFLGWWPKLFGVLYIYGGVMFLITYLKNLLDVPVNFLKISPYGWIYNLPVVHISEKLLWGMIGISIVLWLIGLLGFKWRDLIL, from the coding sequence ATGAAGAATAATTTGGGGCGTCTGATCCGTGCTAATCTGAAAAATGATTTGAAAATTTCTGTAATTTGGTTTGTCATTATTGTATTGATGATGGGATCGGGGCTTATCAAATTGGTTGATTTATATGGAACTCAAGTTGCTGTTCAACAATTGGCAGCGATGTTAGATACACCAATGATGACGGCCTTATTTGCCAAAATTCCAGCCGGTCCATTGAATACCGCCGTGATTTTTGGGGCGATCATGTTACCCTTGATGGCGGTGATCATGGCTCTGATGAATATTCAAATGGTCCTACGAAATACAAGGCAAATGGAAGAAATTGGTGAAACGGAGTTATTATTGTCCAATGTAATGCGTCCGCAAACGCCACTTTGGGCGGCCATTATGGAAATTGTCTATTTAAACGTAATTAGCGCAGGTGGTGTCTATTTAATCTTATGGATGATACCTATGCATGGATCTTCAGTGACCGGTAATTTATTATTTGCTGTTTTAGTTGGTTTAAGTGGCTTGTTTTTTGCTGGAATTGTGCTGGTCGCAGCTCAATGTTTTGCGGAAAGTCGCTCCGTTCAACTTTTTAGCTATAGTTTCTTAGGGGTAGTATATCTTTTGCGCTCAGTCATTGATGTGCAAAATTGGCACCAAATTGAGTGGCTTTCACCTTTTAATTGGTTGGAAGCCAGCCAAGTTTATTATGGTGATATTTGGAAGTACTCGATTTATTTAGGGGTAGCTTTCATTATTTGTGGAATGCTTAGTTTAATGATGGTTAAGCGACGAGATCTAGGATTTGGAATTTTCAAATCAACTGGTCGTGGTCGCAACCACGCCCCATGGTTCTTACGTGGATGGCTTACTTTATATTTACAACTAGAAAGTAAGCTGATTTGGGGCTGGGGAATCGGCATTATGATTGTTGCTGGAATGTTTGGAGGTTTGTTTTCAAGTGTGGGCGACATGCTGAAAAATAATACCTCAATTAATCAAATTATTGGTGGAACAGCCAATCAAATGTTGGCACATGAATTGAATGCACACTTTTTAGTTATGATTAGCATGTTTATGAGCTTTCTAGCAGTGATAGCCGGTTGGAACTTAATGCAACGTTATCAACGTGATGTTAAAAACGGGTACTTTGAACTATTAAGTGCACAACCGATCAGTCGTTTCAAAATGTATTTAACTTATACATTGATGGGGATGATCTTTACGATTTTGTATTGGTTTGTGGGGATAACCCTAGTATTTGGAATTGCTAATTTAGTTTTAAACCAACCTCTGGCCTTAAATCTTTGGAGCCAAACAGTTTGGGGTTATTTGCCAGCGATTTTGATTTTTAGTGGAATTGCCAGTTTCTTTCTAGGTTGGTGGCCTAAGTTATTTGGTGTGCTATATATTTATGGTGGAGTGATGTTTTTAATCACATATTTAAAAAATTTATTGGATGTTCCAGTGAACTTTTTAAAAATATCACCGTATGGTTGGATCTACAATTTACCCGTGGTACATATCTCAGAAAAATTATTATGGGGGATGATCGGCATC
- a CDS encoding ABC transporter ATP-binding protein, whose product MMTKILEVNDLNKKFGRFQALTNVSFSLNEGEVFGFLGPNGAGKSTAIRIILGLLRPSSGEITILGKDATKKIVKTHQNLAYVPGDVYLWPNLTGGEIIELLLKMGGHPRTKRVDELIQLFELDPRKKARTYSKGNRQKVALIAALSMDVALYIFDEPTSGLDPLQERHFQNEVLKLKAAGKTVLLSSHILSEVEKMVDRVAIIRKGQIVETGSLADMRKHAALYVHAKVQDSTVFEKFDQFKQDGDEISFTVTREQLPVVTGQLTLQGVSDLMVTPPTLEDLFMQYYDAKEGADEE is encoded by the coding sequence ATTATGACAAAAATATTAGAGGTGAATGATTTAAATAAGAAATTTGGCCGTTTTCAAGCTCTGACAAATGTTTCTTTTAGCTTAAATGAAGGTGAAGTCTTTGGTTTTTTGGGGCCAAATGGTGCTGGAAAATCAACCGCAATTCGAATTATTTTAGGTTTATTACGTCCTAGTTCAGGAGAAATTACCATTTTAGGAAAAGATGCTACCAAAAAAATTGTTAAAACGCATCAAAATTTAGCCTATGTCCCGGGGGATGTCTATTTGTGGCCGAATTTGACGGGTGGTGAAATTATTGAATTATTACTAAAAATGGGGGGGCATCCGCGGACAAAGCGGGTGGATGAACTAATTCAATTATTTGAATTGGATCCAAGAAAAAAAGCCCGGACTTATTCAAAAGGAAATCGGCAAAAAGTGGCGTTAATAGCGGCTCTTAGTATGGATGTAGCTTTATATATATTTGATGAGCCAACAAGTGGGCTTGATCCGCTCCAAGAGCGTCATTTTCAAAATGAAGTTTTGAAATTAAAAGCTGCCGGAAAAACAGTTCTGTTGAGTTCGCATATCTTATCTGAAGTTGAAAAAATGGTCGATCGGGTGGCGATTATTCGAAAAGGTCAGATTGTTGAAACCGGTTCATTAGCTGATATGCGGAAACATGCCGCTTTATATGTCCATGCTAAGGTGCAAGATAGTACGGTGTTTGAAAAATTTGATCAGTTTAAACAAGATGGAGATGAGATTAGTTTCACAGTGACTCGGGAACAATTACCAGTGGTGACAGGTCAATTAACTTTGCAGGGTGTTTCGGATTTGATGGTTACGCCTCCGACATTAGAAGATCTTTTTATGCAGTATTATGATGCAAAGGAGGGGGCTGATGAAGAATAA
- the hpt gene encoding hypoxanthine phosphoribosyltransferase — protein MGKIGRTIVTTDEIKQMVERVASEIDQVYGNEFDQVLFVGVMKGAYLWMADLLRAINADVQMDYVRVASYEEDHSTGEVKIIHDLKTDVRGKKVILLDEVIDSGLTLQYLQETLLKRGAIEVTRAIAVDKRPQAIQEADPVEFIGTIAPDEFLIGYGMDYNNHYRNLPYIAVLEFNPQVV, from the coding sequence ATGGGTAAAATTGGACGCACAATTGTAACAACTGATGAAATTAAGCAAATGGTGGAACGAGTCGCATCTGAGATTGATCAAGTATATGGAAATGAATTTGATCAAGTTCTTTTTGTTGGAGTGATGAAGGGAGCCTATTTATGGATGGCGGATTTGTTGCGGGCAATCAATGCTGATGTGCAGATGGATTATGTTCGTGTTGCCAGTTATGAAGAAGATCATTCAACGGGTGAAGTTAAAATCATTCATGATTTAAAAACGGATGTTCGTGGGAAAAAAGTAATTCTATTGGATGAAGTAATTGATAGTGGGTTAACTTTGCAGTATTTACAAGAGACATTATTAAAACGGGGGGCAATAGAGGTCACGCGAGCTATTGCGGTGGATAAACGACCACAAGCAATTCAAGAAGCTGACCCAGTTGAATTTATTGGAACGATAGCTCCTGATGAATTTTTAATTGGCTATGGAATGGACTATAATAATCATTATCGAAACCTACCATATATCGCAGTATTGGAGTTCAACCCACAAGTCGTTTGA
- a CDS encoding adenylosuccinate synthase codes for MAGVVVVGGQWGDEGKGKITNFIAQEADMVVRYQGGNNAGHTIYVDGQKFELSSIPSGIFDPQKLAVIANGCVVNPKALLEELSQIQNQAVQTTNLRISDRAHVIFPYHLALDQLADQKKGNQKIGTTGRGIGPAYMDKAARTGIRMIDLLDEEVLRERLEAVLAEKNEILAKIYQHSGFEVETLVQEFLAYGAKLRPYITDTAVLVNDYLQAGRRVLFEGAQGALLDIDHGTYPYVTSSSPIGGGATIGAGVGPTKIQNVIGVMKAYTSRVGDGPFPTELFDATGDQIREVAHEYGVVTGRPRRIGWLDTVVMRHAARVGGFTHLSLNSLDVLSGIKVLKLAVAYEIDGEKITHYPASFKDLERVKPVYEELPGWDEDITEVKRRSDLPQNAQRYLARVEELIETPLYTFAVGPSNEQTNILFDLWTEAEDKI; via the coding sequence ATGGCAGGAGTTGTCGTGGTTGGTGGCCAATGGGGTGATGAGGGTAAAGGTAAAATAACTAACTTTATTGCGCAAGAGGCTGATATGGTCGTTCGGTATCAAGGTGGAAATAATGCAGGACATACGATTTATGTTGATGGCCAAAAATTTGAATTATCTTCGATTCCATCAGGTATTTTTGATCCTCAAAAATTAGCGGTGATTGCTAATGGATGCGTTGTTAATCCAAAAGCATTACTAGAGGAATTATCACAAATTCAAAATCAGGCTGTTCAAACCACGAATTTACGAATTTCGGATCGTGCCCACGTTATTTTTCCTTATCATTTAGCCTTAGATCAATTAGCGGATCAAAAAAAGGGGAATCAAAAAATCGGAACAACCGGTCGAGGGATTGGTCCGGCTTATATGGACAAAGCAGCGCGGACAGGTATTCGGATGATTGACTTGTTAGATGAAGAAGTTTTGCGGGAGCGTTTAGAGGCGGTCTTAGCAGAAAAAAATGAAATTTTAGCTAAAATTTATCAACATAGTGGGTTTGAGGTGGAAACATTAGTGCAAGAGTTTTTGGCCTATGGAGCAAAATTACGGCCTTATATTACAGATACAGCCGTGTTAGTTAATGATTACTTACAAGCTGGGCGGCGAGTACTATTTGAAGGTGCACAAGGTGCATTATTAGATATTGACCATGGAACATATCCTTATGTTACATCTTCATCACCAATTGGTGGTGGGGCGACTATTGGAGCCGGAGTAGGTCCGACTAAAATTCAGAATGTCATTGGTGTCATGAAAGCCTATACTTCCCGAGTGGGGGATGGACCATTCCCGACGGAACTTTTTGATGCGACTGGCGATCAAATTCGGGAAGTAGCACATGAATATGGGGTTGTGACTGGACGCCCGCGTCGCATTGGCTGGCTAGACACTGTCGTGATGCGTCACGCTGCTCGTGTAGGCGGGTTTACGCATTTATCATTAAATTCATTGGACGTGTTATCAGGGATTAAAGTTCTGAAACTAGCAGTAGCCTATGAAATTGATGGCGAAAAAATTACACATTATCCAGCTTCATTTAAAGACCTAGAACGCGTAAAACCAGTATACGAAGAATTACCTGGTTGGGACGAAGATATTACAGAAGTGAAGCGTCGAAGCGATCTGCCACAAAACGCCCAACGATATTTAGCTCGAGTTGAGGAGCTAATTGAAACCCCATTATATACATTTGCGGTGGGACCATCAAACGAACAAACTAATATTTTGTTTGATCTATGGACAGAGGCCGAGGATAAAATCTAA
- a CDS encoding NCS2 family permease, with the protein MNFIARYFHLAELKTTHRREFIAGVTTFMAMAYILFVNPTVLCASGMDKGAVFTATGITAAVATIFMGIFANYPIAIAPELGINAFFSYSVVVGMGIPWETAIAGVLVAALIFLVLTFFKVREKIINSIPQDLKVAIAAGIGLFIAFIGLHEAGLIVANPDTMVSLGHLTSGTSLLAIFGIIVTFVLMAKNVSAAIFIGMVLTSITGMLFGLIKLPTQLLAPAPSLAPTFGVSIQHLGDINSIQLGTVVLTFLLVTFFDTAGTMIGLATQAGFMKDGKMPRIGKALGADALGMTLGAITGTSPASAFVESSAGIAVGGRSGLTSVYTGLLFFVALLFSPLLAVVTPQVTSAALVVVGVLMAKNLKDVNWNDFAIAAPAFLIVIGMPLTYSIADGIALGFILYPITMWATHRQKQVPNIMYGLGIIFLIFLFIIAR; encoded by the coding sequence ATGAACTTCATTGCACGCTATTTTCATCTGGCTGAACTAAAGACCACCCATCGTCGCGAATTTATCGCGGGGGTAACTACCTTTATGGCAATGGCTTATATCCTCTTTGTCAATCCAACAGTTTTATGTGCTTCAGGTATGGATAAGGGAGCTGTTTTTACCGCCACCGGAATCACCGCAGCCGTTGCGACTATTTTTATGGGAATTTTTGCCAATTACCCGATTGCAATTGCTCCAGAACTAGGAATTAACGCTTTCTTTTCATATTCTGTGGTTGTCGGAATGGGAATTCCTTGGGAAACGGCCATTGCGGGTGTCTTAGTTGCCGCCTTGATTTTCCTAGTATTAACTTTCTTTAAAGTCCGTGAAAAAATCATCAATTCCATTCCACAAGATCTCAAAGTAGCAATCGCTGCTGGAATTGGTCTTTTCATCGCTTTCATCGGGTTGCATGAAGCAGGATTAATTGTGGCTAACCCTGATACGATGGTGTCGTTAGGTCATCTAACTTCAGGCACATCTCTCTTAGCTATTTTTGGGATTATCGTAACTTTTGTTTTAATGGCTAAAAACGTCTCAGCTGCGATCTTTATTGGTATGGTGTTAACTTCCATTACCGGAATGCTCTTTGGACTCATTAAATTACCCACGCAATTACTTGCGCCGGCCCCATCACTAGCCCCAACCTTTGGTGTTTCAATTCAACATTTAGGTGATATTAATAGTATTCAATTAGGAACCGTTGTTTTAACTTTCCTATTAGTAACTTTCTTTGATACCGCTGGAACCATGATCGGTTTAGCAACTCAAGCTGGTTTTATGAAAGATGGCAAGATGCCCCGCATCGGTAAAGCGCTCGGTGCTGATGCCTTAGGAATGACCTTAGGAGCCATCACTGGAACCTCTCCCGCCTCAGCCTTCGTTGAATCATCTGCCGGAATTGCCGTTGGTGGACGATCAGGGTTAACTTCAGTCTATACTGGTTTACTATTCTTCGTGGCTTTACTATTCTCTCCTCTTCTTGCTGTGGTAACACCTCAAGTTACTTCAGCCGCCTTAGTGGTGGTTGGGGTCTTGATGGCCAAAAACTTAAAAGATGTCAATTGGAACGACTTTGCAATCGCTGCACCAGCATTTCTAATTGTCATTGGTATGCCTCTAACCTACTCCATTGCTGATGGAATTGCTCTTGGCTTCATTCTTTATCCGATTACTATGTGGGCAACTCATCGTCAGAAACAAGTGCCTAATATCATGTATGGATTAGGCATTATCTTCTTAATTTTCTTATTTATTATTGCCCGTTAA
- a CDS encoding DUF998 domain-containing protein, which produces MAKATIELPDEFVRKLNLDQKQLIEMQIVDDQIIIDKNSEGIRQANKIAFRWAMVTGIVSMLIALINFIMQRTTTVGMTGANSLTQITIYLGGSFGTLSFLVMAFKTRHQAGHIIRWYNILMITLAYGILGTAVLALIMWVISSAFAGARLDIYTMSLIIGALVGTMNYIMVISAQGLRFQQAVSVLIATLFGGIIMSMATNGSVGWWQYNFSYLGTDRVGNGWIFNFTLIFSALILLTIVDYLFSALGAGIHKNRRLFILRLLFSITAIAVGLIGVFPNNPGWMHHVHDGIAQWLVMMVLVMIVAIRWLIPKPSWEFLVISYVMAGGLAISDILFKKSGYLSLTAFEMVAFGFAFAWLILLLQNLRNLIYDDDQKYVAKIELIK; this is translated from the coding sequence ATGGCAAAAGCAACAATTGAATTACCGGATGAATTTGTCCGTAAATTGAATCTGGATCAGAAACAATTAATTGAAATGCAAATTGTAGATGATCAAATTATCATTGATAAAAATAGTGAAGGTATTCGTCAAGCTAATAAAATTGCTTTCCGATGGGCAATGGTGACTGGCATTGTGAGTATGTTAATTGCGTTGATTAATTTTATTATGCAACGAACAACAACGGTGGGGATGACGGGAGCCAATTCATTGACCCAAATAACGATCTATTTGGGCGGTAGTTTTGGAACACTCAGTTTTTTGGTTATGGCGTTTAAAACACGGCATCAAGCCGGTCACATAATTCGTTGGTATAATATCCTAATGATCACGCTAGCGTATGGGATTTTGGGAACAGCGGTGCTCGCGTTGATTATGTGGGTAATCTCGTCTGCATTTGCGGGAGCAAGGTTAGATATTTATACGATGAGTTTGATCATTGGTGCCCTAGTTGGAACAATGAATTATATCATGGTGATTAGCGCGCAAGGGTTACGGTTTCAACAAGCGGTGTCTGTATTGATCGCCACATTATTTGGAGGCATCATCATGTCTATGGCGACGAATGGATCAGTTGGATGGTGGCAATATAATTTTAGTTATTTGGGGACAGACCGCGTAGGAAATGGATGGATCTTTAATTTTACCTTGATCTTTTCGGCGTTGATTTTATTAACTATTGTTGATTATTTATTTAGTGCCTTAGGGGCTGGAATTCATAAAAATCGTCGATTATTTATTTTACGGTTGCTATTTTCGATTACGGCGATTGCAGTTGGGTTGATTGGCGTTTTTCCAAATAATCCGGGTTGGATGCATCATGTTCATGATGGTATTGCTCAATGGTTAGTGATGATGGTCTTGGTCATGATTGTTGCCATTCGTTGGTTGATTCCAAAGCCTTCTTGGGAATTTTTAGTTATTTCATATGTGATGGCAGGGGGACTAGCTATTTCGGATATTTTGTTCAAAAAATCGGGTTATTTATCGCTAACAGCATTTGAAATGGTTGCGTTTGGATTTGCTTTTGCTTGGCTGATTTTACTTTTACAAAATCTCAGAAATTTAATTTATGATGATGATCAAAAATATGTGGCTAAAATTGAATTAATTAAATAA
- the rpsD gene encoding 30S ribosomal protein S4, with product MSRYTGPKYRISRRLGVSLSGTGKEIARRNYAPGDHGQGRRSKLSDYGTQLHEKQKVRFTYGLTERQFHNLFNKAGQIRTGVHGTNFLILLETRLDNIVYRMGLATTRQQARQLVNHGHILVDGKRVDIPSYEVKVGQEISVREKSQKNVYILAAVESQFGHLPFVEFNKDALKGSLTRLPEREELDGDFNEALIVEYYNKLG from the coding sequence ATGTCACGTTATACTGGTCCTAAGTACCGTATCTCTCGTCGTTTGGGTGTTTCATTATCAGGAACTGGTAAAGAAATTGCTCGTCGCAACTATGCACCTGGAGATCATGGTCAAGGTCGTCGTTCAAAGCTTTCTGATTACGGAACTCAATTGCATGAAAAGCAAAAGGTTCGTTTCACGTATGGTTTGACAGAACGTCAATTCCACAATTTGTTCAACAAAGCTGGACAAATTCGTACTGGGGTTCACGGAACTAATTTCTTGATTTTGTTGGAAACTCGTTTGGACAACATCGTTTACCGCATGGGCTTGGCTACTACGCGTCAACAAGCACGTCAATTGGTAAATCATGGTCACATCTTAGTTGATGGAAAGCGTGTTGATATTCCTTCATACGAAGTTAAGGTTGGACAAGAGATCTCAGTTCGTGAAAAGTCACAAAAGAATGTCTACATTTTGGCAGCGGTTGAATCACAATTCGGTCACTTGCCATTCGTAGAGTTCAACAAGGACGCTTTGAAGGGTTCATTGACTCGTTTGCCAGAACGTGAAGAACTTGACGGCGACTTTAACGAAGCTCTTATCGTTGAATACTACAACAAGTTGGGATAA
- a CDS encoding GntR family transcriptional regulator, which translates to MTEPIYVQIHDEIKESIDAGRWSAGDRIPSERELSLQFNVSRMTLRQSIILLVDEGYLERRIGSGTFVATQRFQESLDSAFSFTEMMDAVGKKASSQVINYKVGVPTGLEAEKLQISLDTSVIRMERVRYGDDEPIAFEVAIVPYELLVGVEEEVVTQSLYQALMSKGLIVNQASRTLTATSVNERVARLLDMKSGEPVLVLTQVTTDDQGSPFEFVRTQYAGSRYEFKM; encoded by the coding sequence ATGACAGAACCAATTTATGTTCAAATTCATGATGAAATAAAGGAATCAATCGATGCTGGTCGTTGGTCGGCGGGGGACAGAATTCCATCAGAACGAGAATTGTCGTTACAATTTAATGTATCGCGAATGACACTTCGTCAATCAATTATCCTGTTGGTTGATGAGGGTTATTTAGAGCGACGAATTGGTTCTGGAACATTTGTGGCAACCCAACGCTTTCAAGAAAGTTTGGATAGTGCTTTCTCTTTTACCGAAATGATGGATGCAGTTGGTAAAAAGGCCTCATCGCAAGTTATTAACTATAAGGTGGGAGTACCAACAGGGCTTGAAGCCGAAAAATTACAAATTAGTCTAGATACCAGCGTGATTCGAATGGAACGAGTTCGGTATGGAGATGATGAACCAATTGCATTTGAAGTGGCAATTGTTCCTTATGAATTGCTAGTTGGGGTGGAAGAAGAGGTTGTGACTCAATCTCTGTATCAAGCCTTAATGAGTAAGGGGCTAATTGTAAATCAAGCTAGCCGAACATTGACAGCCACATCTGTCAATGAGCGTGTGGCACGTTTACTGGACATGAAGAGTGGGGAACCAGTTTTAGTTTTAACGCAAGTTACGACTGATGATCAAGGGAGCCCGTTTGAATTTGTCCGGACCCAATATGCAGGTAGTCGCTATGAATTTAAGATGTAA
- the ispE gene encoding 4-(cytidine 5'-diphospho)-2-C-methyl-D-erythritol kinase, producing MEVLERAYAKLNICLDTPFVHADGLQEWDMLMVSIDLADTVTIKTTNCHRDIMVESTSGLLPVNERNLAFQAAKLMQELAQVEEGVEIHIQKRIPIAAGLGGGSSDAAAVMRALNRLWNLELSEAELAKIGLKIDADVPYCIYSRPARVTGRGEIVEPLQQKLPPVYFVIAKPAVSVSTPKLLRTVKYDKLEHGDMQGLMTAVAHESYSQLVQGMFNVLEPVSAKQFPEIIRIREKMLQFGADVAQMSGTGPTVFGMTQKESRAKHIYNGLKGFVGETYITGLAK from the coding sequence ATGGAAGTCTTAGAACGGGCGTATGCAAAGCTGAATATTTGTTTAGATACACCTTTTGTACATGCTGATGGCTTACAAGAATGGGACATGTTGATGGTTTCAATTGATTTAGCCGATACGGTAACGATTAAGACGACGAATTGTCACCGTGATATCATGGTTGAATCAACTTCGGGCTTGTTACCAGTGAATGAGCGAAATTTGGCATTCCAAGCAGCTAAATTAATGCAGGAGTTAGCGCAAGTTGAAGAAGGCGTCGAAATTCATATTCAAAAAAGAATTCCCATTGCGGCGGGATTAGGTGGCGGTTCTTCAGATGCGGCAGCGGTGATGCGAGCTTTAAATCGGTTGTGGAACCTTGAGTTATCAGAAGCAGAGCTGGCAAAAATCGGATTAAAAATCGATGCAGATGTTCCTTATTGTATTTACTCACGACCGGCACGGGTGACTGGACGTGGGGAAATTGTGGAACCACTTCAACAAAAATTACCGCCGGTCTACTTTGTGATCGCTAAACCAGCGGTTAGTGTTTCAACCCCCAAATTATTAAGAACAGTCAAATATGACAAACTTGAGCATGGGGATATGCAAGGCTTGATGACGGCGGTGGCTCATGAGTCGTATTCACAACTAGTTCAAGGGATGTTTAATGTTTTAGAACCCGTTTCAGCGAAACAATTTCCTGAGATTATTAGAATTCGGGAAAAAATGCTGCAATTTGGAGCAGATGTGGCGCAAATGTCAGGAACAGGTCCGACCGTCTTTGGCATGACTCAAAAAGAAAGTCGGGCGAAACATATCTATAATGGCTTAAAAGGTTTTGTGGGTGAAACTTATATCACTGGCTTAGCTAAATAA
- a CDS encoding XRE family transcriptional regulator, which produces MNNLRTVREFFDLSLNQASTGLGWDKDLLQAFELGQQMPTVLAWQHLAEYYADLFHVVAVGEQIEPIHFRLSVDYLMNVGMTMNDLLAFKWYFENTRPELGNFYVALYDPQNAQMEQKLTDLNVIFEQFAGYLLLNHDGTMNQFIDERNHNKVSDWRLILYKRDNLIIDVTDQLSYFDYLVNFTVM; this is translated from the coding sequence ATGAATAATCTAAGAACGGTACGTGAATTTTTTGATTTAAGCTTAAATCAAGCCAGCACAGGGTTAGGATGGGATAAAGATTTGTTGCAGGCATTTGAGTTAGGCCAGCAAATGCCCACCGTTTTAGCTTGGCAACATTTGGCTGAATACTATGCTGATTTATTTCATGTAGTGGCCGTGGGCGAGCAGATTGAACCAATTCATTTTCGTTTGAGTGTTGATTATTTAATGAATGTGGGCATGACGATGAATGATCTACTAGCATTTAAATGGTATTTTGAAAATACGCGTCCGGAGTTAGGTAATTTTTATGTAGCACTTTATGATCCGCAAAATGCGCAAATGGAACAGAAATTAACGGACTTAAACGTGATTTTTGAACAATTTGCAGGGTATTTACTGCTTAATCATGATGGTACCATGAATCAATTTATTGACGAAAGAAATCACAATAAGGTTTCGGATTGGCGCTTGATTCTCTATAAGCGGGATAACTTAATTATTGATGTAACAGATCAATTAAGCTACTTTGATTACCTGGTTAATTTTACGGTCATGTAA